The Paenibacillus amylolyticus genome contains the following window.
TTGGTGTGTACGCCTTTTTCTTCATATTTACGAGCCTCGTTGAAGGCTTTGTTGTTCAGTGAAGGAATAGGGACCAGCTTGGTCACATTTACGCCAGTTGCAATCTCAAGGGCTTTTGCATAGGCCACCACATGCACGCCGCCACGTACCAGCAGGAATCCAACCACTTCCCGGGCTGCCGGGTGATCAGTCATCTCATATACTTTCATCTTATGGGTACGAGCGCCACATTCGAGGAAGAAGTTATGCAGCAGATCCTCGACCAGGTTGCCGCTGTTGAAGACATTTGCTCCCGTCCATGGATTACCCATGGAGTCGAAAGGCATTGCGCCTTGGGCACCTGCCAGATAGTGATAAGACAGACGAGCATCTTTCACGGAACCTAGCGGCGTATCGTCGGGTTCTTTGTACTCGGTTGAGCCTCTGAGGCACTTGTTAATGCCATGAGACACAAGCTCAACATGTCCCAATTCTTCGGCTGTGATACTCATGACCAGGTCGTAGAAGGGCTTCAGTTTTTCTTTGGATCGAAAATTAAATGATTGATAGAGGTAATTGTTCAACGTTGACATTTCTCCGAATTTGCCGCCGAGCAACTCTTGTATGGCTGCAGCAGCGTTTGGATCTGGCTTCTCGACATTGGGAATCTCAATCAGGATTTCATCCAAGCGTTTGAACATTGGGGTGTAACCTCCTCAAAGTGGTATTGCAGATCGTGTAAGGTTGCATAATTGTGAAATCACTCAGTCATGGCCTATTACACGCAATTTGGATTTTTTAAACAAAAAATCAACCAAATGGGACTTAAGTATCGCATAACGTAGGCCTCAACTCTTCTCTCTTTTGTTATTTCCAATACGATGATTTTTATGTATAATCAGACATTCTAACGAGTCTTCGTGTTACATAGAGAAGAGAGCCATGAATTCATTAAAGGAGTAAGAGATGAACAAGCGCTGGATACATATAGTTGGAATTGGGATCTTTCTAATGATTCTTATGTACGTAGGCAGTGAGCATGTCACAGCATATGACGCTACGATCGAGGTTCAGGTGGATGAAGATACGAGGCAGATTCTTGAACAGAAATACGGGTTGGAGCACCGGTATGAACGACAGACACAACCCTTTTTCTCGGGTGATTGGGGAATGAGTTTCCGGACGGAGCCTCCTGATTCGTGGGACAGGCTTGTTCATGTGGTTTCTTTTTCTTTACGGCCACTGGCCTGGATCTTTCGTTTATTCGTGTAAAATGAAACCCGGACGGGCAATATAACAGAAATATATTGTCCCAAGGAGTGAGTGAAATGAGAATGCTCATTGTTACCGTCATGTCGGTGGTCTTGAGTTTGGCCGGAATGACATCAGGAACAGGTGCCGCCATCCCTGATTATGCGAAGTGGGGAATTATAGCGGTCAAAGAAACACAGACCAAGTACAATGTAGATATTTTGGACTATAAGCACATCGGCCGTACTTCTCTAACAGCGGATCAATCACGGGAACAGTTCAAGCTATGGGTTCGTGCCAAAGACGGCAAGCAGTTCGCGGTCTATGTGAATGTTGATTTTAATCCATCTACACAGCAATTGAAGAAAGTACAATTTTCCGAATCCGATCGACACTGATCCGTTACTGAACGGGGTATTACAAGTCATGTTGTCATATCAGCAGCGGAATTAGAGGAACCAGACACCCTTGATTATTAAGGTGAAAGTCTGGTTTTTTTATTTTTCAAAATCCTTTTTTTACTATTGAATAAAGAACTTATGTTCGCATATAATATGGAATACAAACAAACGTTCTTATCGGAGGGATTATTATACTAGGAAAATATATTGGCCAGATGGTGGAGCTTGTCTACATGGATCGTGCAGGGCAGATTACGCAGCGACAGATTCGAATTAACAGTGTACGTGGCGGGATGATTAGAGCATCGGTGGGAAAAGAAGGCTCACCCAGAACCTTTCTGGAACAAGGTATTCTGGCATGGCGTCCTGTTAAGGACCTGAACAAGGAGGTAAAGTATGCTGAACGACTTTGAACGCAAGATTTTACGTATTATGGTGAACTATGCAGGACAACGGCGCAGGATGCCGCGTATGGATGAACTGGAGAACAAGACGGGACGAAGCAGGGCTTACATTCATGAGTCATTGCTGGAACTGGAACGCACCGGGTATATCGCATGGGAGAATCGGTCTACGCTCGAAGGCATCCAGATTTTGCAGGCATGGGAACAGGTACAGCAGCCGATTCGAAAAGTCAGCCCTCCGGGGACTCCGCCAAATATTTTACGGACTATTAAAGTGTGTTTTTAGTAAGGTTTGTTTTCAAACTCATGCAAGCTTTACGTTGATGGATGTCAGCATCTAAACCCTATGGAAGTCAAAGTTGGCTAATTCTGGCGAATGAGTAGATGATTTCTTTGTAAGGAACACAGGAAATCTTATTTGGCCTCCTGCTACTCTTTCTAAATTGTAAGGAACATCAGCCACGTTATTTCCCGAAATTCTCTGATAAAAACGCTATATAAGACCGAAAATTCTGATGTAGCGTGTCTCAGATTCTTTAAATTTCTATGAGGGCTCTAAATCCTTGAATAAGATGCCTCAGATTCGTTACTTCTCGTGGGTCTGAGCCTGAGAGTTTACTGTTGTTATATTCCTTTTGGTAGATACACCCTCAATTGAACATAAGAAAACGCCAACCCGGACATACCGGATCGGCGCTTACTGTGTCACACATAAGACATATGCATCTATTTTAGAAAATGGGAAGTTGATCCAGGTTGTTGGTTGGGTCACCATCGGCATCGCCGCGAATGTACATTTCGCCATCCTTGCCTTTAAATACATTCACGCCGGCAATAGCGCCAGCCTTTACTTCTGCAAGTGCTTGCTGATAATCCAGTACACGTCCTGCTGAAGTCTGAAAGGCTGTCAGGTCACCGTCACCATTTTTCTGTACGGCTGTGAAACTCTCGCGTGTTGTTTGATCCATGATGTCACACTCTCCTTATATGACGAGATAGGAATCTGCTTACCTGATTAGCCTATCCGAATTCATCGAAAGTATGCACGATATGCTGATAAAGACCTGCCAACACCGAGGTTCTACAGGCTCTTTTTCATACGAACATGCAGAATATCTGCATCATAAAAAGGTTCTTCCGAAATCACTTCGTAGCCGAGTTTTTCATA
Protein-coding sequences here:
- a CDS encoding manganese catalase family protein: MFKRLDEILIEIPNVEKPDPNAAAAIQELLGGKFGEMSTLNNYLYQSFNFRSKEKLKPFYDLVMSITAEELGHVELVSHGINKCLRGSTEYKEPDDTPLGSVKDARLSYHYLAGAQGAMPFDSMGNPWTGANVFNSGNLVEDLLHNFFLECGARTHKMKVYEMTDHPAAREVVGFLLVRGGVHVVAYAKALEIATGVNVTKLVPIPSLNNKAFNEARKYEEKGVHTKLYTYSDKDFNAIGQIWKGTHPEDGQPLEVIQGIPEGFPIPEAPAVEEEFAPGISQEDFKEIARRLKMAGNIAD
- a CDS encoding DUF3889 domain-containing protein, which translates into the protein MRMLIVTVMSVVLSLAGMTSGTGAAIPDYAKWGIIAVKETQTKYNVDILDYKHIGRTSLTADQSREQFKLWVRAKDGKQFAVYVNVDFNPSTQQLKKVQFSESDRH
- a CDS encoding DUF3892 domain-containing protein produces the protein MDQTTRESFTAVQKNGDGDLTAFQTSAGRVLDYQQALAEVKAGAIAGVNVFKGKDGEMYIRGDADGDPTNNLDQLPIF